The genomic region CTCCTTGGCACTATGAATGGCAACATCCACAGCTTCCTCCGCATACAATATACACCTTTCAATATCCGAAGAACTATACACACGTGACAATTCCACTAAAGCGTAAACACTAATACTATCATTATTAGAGCCTTGATAGACTTTGAGTATGGAATCTTTATTGGGCTGAAAAGAGTTGGCCGATAAAACATTCGTTAAAAGAATAACAAATAATGATATGGTGAACCTTAATTTCATAGGTAGAAATTCAGTTTTTTTTTGATGATTCACAAAAATAACAATATTTAGAGGTGTTTAGACATATTTTCAATCTCTTTATCTCAATTCATAAAGAAGAACTCCAATGGGCATTTCGTGGTTTGACTTGACAAAGCCATTCTTTTCAAGTACTTTAATGGAGCCAATATTTCCAACTTCTACACCAGCAGAAATAGAGCGAATTGACATTTGGTCCTTACTCCATAAAATGAGCGCTGCTATCATCTCACTGGCCAATCCTTTTCCCCATTTCGATTCTTTTAAAAGATAACCTAAGCGTAAAGCAATAGTGTCGTCTATTAAAGTTGTATTTTCTGCATATAGAAATAACAAACCCACTAGCTCATTGGATTCTAAATATTCTATTCCATAAAAATAACCTTCTTGATTTCGATCATTTACCCACTCTTCTATCTCTTCTAAACTATTTAAATTCTGCCATGAATCAGGTAAATCTTTGATCACATTTGGTGAAAGAATATTATTCACCTCCTCCAACAATATCTGTTTAGAAAGTGCTTTTTTCTCCAAAACCTGCCAAGGTTTGATCACTAATCTCGCTGTAATGAATAAAGGTGATGAATTAAATATATCGATGCGTTTCATATTTAAATTATATGTGGATTTTAATTTCAAAGAACAAGGTTTTATCATTTAGAAACAAGTCTTAGGGATTTTTAACAAACCAATAATTTCATTTGTTATAATTTAGCAGCAATGAAATTCTATTTTCAAATCCAGTATAAAAGATATTATCGCAAAATAGCGGAAATGGGAATCCATCCTTTTTTAGGGATGGGCATTATGTTATTGGCCTTGATATTTGGAACATTATTTCTATTTCAAAAGACCATTTATGCCAATTATATATTTGGCTTTATTGGCCTCTCTATTGCAAGCGGATTTAACGAAAAGCAGAGAAACGAATTCCTGAATCTTTGTTTTTCCAAATCCAAGTTTTATAGAATTAGACTTATTGAAAACTTATTACACATTAGTCCTTTTGTGCTATTTTTACTTTACTATCAGGATTTTATCATGGCCATTTCTATCCTCATTCTTTCATTAATTTTAGTTTTCGTTCCATTACAAAACAAATGGTCGGTGAGTCTCCCAAGTCCATTTTCACGACTCCCTTTTGAATTTACTATGGGATTTAGAAAGCTATTCTTAATATATCCAATGGTTTATTTCCTTGTTTACAAATCTATAGGAGTAGGGAATTTCAATTTGGGAATCTTTGCCATAGGCGTCCTTGTCATCACTCATATGTCCTATTATTTCAAGCCGGAACACCAATATTTCGTCTGGATATTCGCTAAAAACCCTAAAGCATTTCTTTGGCAGAAGATAAAAGAAAACCTAATTAACTCAAGTCTAGCTCTCTTACCAATTTTAGTGCTTTTAAGCATCTATTTTCCGGAGCGATATATTATTTTAATGGGAATATTTTTTATGAATGCCCTCCTCATGACGACCATTATTTTGGCTAAATACTCTGCGTATCCTAAAGAAATTAATTTGCCTCAAATGGTATTATTTGGACTTAGCTTATGGTTTCCTCCCATTCTTATTATCGCTATCATCTATTTCTATAAACAATCTTTAAAAAACCTAAATCCTATTCTTAAATGATACAAATCCAAAACTTAGTAAAAAGCTATGGAAAAATAGACGTTTTGAAATCGATAAATATGGGTTTTGAAATGGGAAAAGCCTATGGAATTGTTGGAGAAAATGGAGCTGGGAAAACCACTCTTTTCAGATGTTTTGCTGGATTGGAAAGCTTTAGTGGAGAAATAGATAGTCCGTTTGACATCCTAAAAAATCATGTCGGCTTAATGGAAACCAATCCCTATTTTCTATCGAGAGTTACCGCCAAAGAACACCTTCAATTGATATGTAATGCTAGAGATATTTTGGTGAAAGATTTTGAGGAGAGAAACATTTTCGATTTACCCTTAAATCAATATGCCGATACCTATTCCACGGGGATGAAAAAGAAATTGGCCTTAACGGCTTTACTGCTTCAAAATAATGATGTTCTCATTCTCGACGAACCTTTTAATGGTGTTGATATCCATAGCAATATGGTCATTTTAGAGATGATAAAAAAATGGAAAAACGCTGGAAAAACATTATTCATTTCCTCTCATATTTTCTCTACTTTGGAGGAGACTTGCCACGAGATTCATCTTCTAAAAGAAGGTGAGTTTGTGCAGAGAGTAAGGAAGGATCAGTTTCGGGAGTTGGACAAGCAAATGCGTGATTTCATGATTGGAGATCGCTTAAAAAACATGAAGATATAGTGGAATATGGGATTTCAAAAACCAATATTGAATTGGCGAGTGAGAGAATTGAGGAGTCGGCAAAACACCCTATTTCAATCTTTAAAGCATTAAACTATTCTGTCATTTAGACCTCTATAATTCCCTACGAAGGCGTGCTACCGGAATATTAAGCTGTTCCCGATATTTAGCCACCGTTCTACGGGCAATTTGATAACCTTTTTCTTTGAGGAAGTTAACCAATTGTTCATCAGTCATTGGTTTTTGCTTATCTTCAGCATCCACCATATCACTAAGAATCTGCTTCACTTCTTTAGTAGAAACATCTTCTCCACTATCTGTTTTTAAGGATTCAGAGAATAAGGTTTTCAAAAGAATGGTGCCAAAGCTAGTTTGCACATATTTGCTATTGGCCACTCTCGAAATGGTTGAAATATCTAGGCCTACTTTATCTGCAATATCCTTCAAAATCATGGGATGAAGCTTGGTTTCATCTCCTGTAAGAAAATAATCATACTGAAACTCCAAAATAGCTTGCATGGTAGTATATAAGGTATGCTGACGCTGTTTAATGGCATCGATAAACCATTTTGCGGAGTCTATCTTTTGCCTCACAAACTGCATGGCTTCTTTATCCTTCTTGGATTTCTTACCCGATACAGAATAATTCTCCAACATGGTTTTATAAGTCCTACTCAACTTGAGTTCAGGTGCATTTTTCGAATTCAAACTCAAGATCAATTCTCCATCAGTTGTTGTAAGAATAAAATCGGGGATGATATAATGATTGGTTTTTGCTGTTTCAGATAAGGAATTTCCGGGTTTAGGATTCAATTTCAGAATCTCATCTACAGATGATTTCAAAGCCTCCTCACTTATTTCTAATTTCTTCAGAATCTTATCATAATGCTTTTTAGTAAAGGCATCGAAATGTCTTTCTAAAATTTTAATTGCCATAAAGATAAATGGATCTGACGTGTCTTTTCTCTTCAACTGAATGATTAAACATTCCTGTAGGTTTCTTGCCCCAACTCCTGCGGGCTCAAACTTCTGAATCCCTTTTAAAACCTGGTCCACTTCCTCATCAGTTACTGATAAACCTTGAGTAAAAGCCAGATCATCCACCATGGACTCCACATCTCTTTCCAAATAACCAGAATCGTCAATATTTCCGATAATGGTTTCTGCTATTACATGTTGTCTTTCATTAAAACTGGCATCTGTTAATTGAGCTCTTAGCATCTCGTAAAACGAAATGGTATTGGCAAAAGGAATGGATTTCTTATCCTCTTCTGGGTAGTTATTAGAGCTTAATTTATAGTCTGGAATATCATCTGCATCCACATAATCTGTAATGTCAAATTCGTCATCAGAACTTGAATCATCATTATTATCGTCATTATTATCAGAAGGAGCATGCTCGTCTACCATTTCTTGGCTATTGTCCTCCAAGGCTGGATTTTCTTCAATCTCCTGCTTTATTCTTTGATCCAATGCAACAGAAGGAACCTGCAGCAATTTCATTAATAAAATTTGCTGTGGTGACAATTTTTGAAGCAGCTTTTGCGATAGTCTTAGTTGTTGCATTTTTCGTTTTAATACTGAGGTAAAGGTATAAAAAAAACGCTATCCGAAGGCATTTCTAATATTAAGATTTATTTCGGATAGCAATTAAAATATCGTTTTAGAACAATCTAAAATTCTGCATTTTGAGGAGTCCTTGGGAAAGGAATCACGTCGCGGATATTGCCCATTCCCGTAACGAATAACATGAGTCTTTCAAAACCCAATCCGAAACCGCTATGTACAGCAGTACCAAACTTCCTGGTATCCAAATACCACCACATTTCTTCCTCAGGAATATCCATGGCTTTCATTCTTTCTACCAATTTATCATAATTCTCTTCTCGTTGAGAACCGCCAATTATTTCACCAATTTGAGGAAAAAGAACATCCATGGCTCTCACTGTTTTTCCATCCTCGTTTTGCTTCATATAAAAAGCTTTGATGTTCATGGGGTAATCGGTAAGAATCACTGGCTTTTTAAAATGCTTCTCTACCAAGAAACGCTCGTGCTCACTTTGTAAATCAGCACCCCAGCTATCAATAAGATACTGGAATTTCTTTTTCTTATTAGGCTTACTATTTCTTAGAATTTGAATGGCCTCGGTATAGGTTACCCGCTCAAAATCATTGGCCAAAACAAATTTCAATTTCTCAATCAACTCCATTGATTTCTCGTCAGCTTTTTTACCTTTTTCAGACTCCTCTAATCTTTTGCTCAGGAATTCTAAATCATCCATACAATTGTCAAGAGCATACTGAAGTAGGTATTTAATGAACTTTTCAGCCAAATCCATATCTTCTTCTAAATCGGCAAAAGCAATCTCTGGCTCAATCATCCAGAACTCAGCCAAGTGACGTGTAGTATTAGAGTTCTCAGCTCTAAAAGTAGGACCAAAAGTATAAACCTTACTCATAGCCATACATGCTGTTTCCACTTCTAATTGCCCTGAAACAGTTAGGTTGGTTTCCTTACCAAAAAAATCCTTTTTATAATCTATGTTTCCTTCTTCGTTTAGAGGAGGGCTTTTAGGATCTAGGGTAGAAACATGAAACATTTCTCCAGCGCCTTCAGCATCACTACCAGTGATAATAGGTGTGTGAATATTATAGAATCCTTCTTCGGTGAAGAATTTATGTACAGCAAAAATCATGGAGTGGCGAATACGAGTAATCGCACCAAAAGTATTGGATCTAAATCGAAGATGTGCGATATCGCGTAAAAACTCTAGGCTATGTTTTTTAGCTTGAAGTGGATATTTTTCAGGATCTGCAGCACCCAAAACCTCTAGTTTCTCTGCAACAACCTCAACCTTTTGTCCGCTTCCTTGCGAAGCTACTACTTCACCATCTACCGAAATAGATGCTCCAGTAGTTACTTGTGCCAAATCATTTTCATTAAATTTTTCCAAATCCACCACAATCTGGATATTATGAATCACAGAACCATCATTAAGGGCTACAAAAGCCACATTTTTACTACCTCTTTTGGTACGTACCCAACCTTTTACGTTCACCTTTTTTCCTACCTCTGCCTCTTGTAGCAGGGCTTTAATCTCCGTGCGTTTCATCGTCTTATTATTTTAATGAAGTGCAAAAATAGAAAATAGAATCAAAAGAGGCTAGGTTTTATTTCAAGATGGAAGAAATAAGCTGGTCTTTTCTAGAAAAGGTCAAATACTGTTATTATTATAGCCACTTCGATAGATACTGTGAACAAAGTCCAACAAAGTATCTACCTCCAAAAATTATAAAGGATTAAACCACTTGCTAAAGGTTGTTTCATCAAAATAAAATCCAATTTTCACCTATAACTCTGCCTCCTAAAAATATTATCTTTGCCTCCATGATTTTACTAGATACACATACTCATTTATATCTTCCAGAATTTGATGAAGACCGTGCAGAAATGCTAGAAAGGGCTTCTCAACAGGGCGTTCAAAAAATGATACTCCCTAATATCGACAGCGAATCTATTCCTAAGATTCAAAAAATGAGGAGGGAATTTCCTGATTATTGTGTAGCAAGTATGGGTTTGCATCCCACTTCTGTTAAAGAGAATTTTGAGGAGGAGCTTAAAGCTTGTTATGAGGAGTTGAAAAACGGTCAATATATGGCTATTGGGGAAATGGGTATCGATTTGTATTGGGACAAGAGTTTTTATGAGCAACAAAAAATCGCTTTCAAGAAACAAATAGATTGGGCTTTAGAATTCGATTTGCCCATCATTATCCACTCCAGAGATAGTTTTGATGAGATATTTGAATTGATGGATGAAGTTTGGAACCCAAAACTGAGAGGTGTTTTTCACTGTTTCAGTGGCAACAAGGCCCAAGCTGAGAAAATCATCAATGATTACCATTTTAAACTTGGAATCGGAGGAGTCTTAACTTTTAAGAATTCTACTCTTCGAGAAGAAATTAAAGATATTAGTTTATCTCACCTGATATTGGAAACTGACGCTCCTTTTTTAGCTCCAGTCCCCAATAGAGGAAAGCGAAACGAGTCGGCTTATGTAGCATTAGTAGCGCAAAAACTCGCAGAATTAAAAGGAATTTCGATAGAAGAAGTGGCCGATATCACCACCAAGAATGCAATGGATTTATTTAATTTTGAAAATATTTAGACGATGGAAAATCAAGCTTCAATTTTAGTGATTTATACAGGAGGTACCATAGGAATGTTTAAAGATCCTTCCACTGGCTCACTCATTCCGGTAGATTTCAACGAATTACACGACCACATTCCTTCTTTAGATTTATTCAACTTTAAAATTGACTCCTATTCTTTTGACCCCATTATTGATTCCGCCAATATGAAACCTGAGCTTTGGGTGAAATTGGGTGAGGTGATTGAGGAGAATTATGAGAATTATGATGGTTTTGTTATTCTTCATGGTTCCGATACCATGTCGTTTACGGCTTCGGCATTGAGCTTTATACTAGAAAACCTGAATAAACCGGTTATAATCACTGGCTCCCAGCTTCCACTTGGAATTCCACGTACCGATGGTCGCGAAAACTTCATCACCAGTTTAGAACTTGCTGCTGCCAAAGACGAAGAAACGCCTATCATTCCAGAAGTAGCTATTTATTTTGAGAATCAATTATTTAGAGGCAATAGAACCTATAAGTTTAATGCGGAGAATTTTGAAGCCTTTAAGTCTGTGAATTACCCTCCTCTAGCCGAAGTGGGTGTGAATATTCGCTATTGGAAGAACAACATCAGGAAACCCAATTTCAAGAAGCTAAAAATTAATAGAAGTTTAGAATCTGGCGTTTTGATTATCCGACTATTTCCTGGGATTTCTAAATGCATCCTTCATTCTATGCTAAATGCTGAAGGCTTGAAAGCAGTGGTTTTAGAGACTTTTGGATCGGGGAATGCCCCAACCGAAGATTGGTTTTTAAATGAACTCAAACAGGCCATCGATAAAGGAATAACCATTGTTAATATCAGTCAATGCCGAGGAGGCTCAGTGGATATGGGTAAATACGAAACCAGCTCCGAATTAAAAAGAATTGGACTTCTCAATGGTAAAGACATGACCACAGAAGCTGCCATCACCAAACTAATGGTCACCCTTGGGAAATATTCTTCAAAAAAAGAAATCGCCAAAAGAATGGAAAAAGACTGGCGTGGTGAAATGACGGAATAACTGCTTAGCCCACCATTTAAAGCCTCAAATCTTTTAGTCTTTCAGCCAGCCTGTAATACTTTTTCTTTCCCGGGTTAATGAAGGATGGACCTCATGCTCCATTTCATCGCTCCTAAAAAACACCATGCGTCCTTCTATTGGTAGAATATCTTTTTGAGCACCCAATAGTGAATATAAAGACAAATGGCCTTCATCTTCTATTTTCCAATGCTGATTTAAATAAAAGACCAAAGTATATTTTCGTCCCTTCTCACTTTTAAACTGATCGAGGTGCCTTTTATAAAAGCTCCCCAACTCATAATTGGCATAATGACCTTCAAACGATTTGATGGAGGTAAAGCATGTTATATTTAAATAATTGATAAACCTCCATATTTTTCTTAAATAAACCTCCTCAAATGGATTTGTGCTGTTTTGTTCTATCCATCTAACTTTATCACCTCAAATTCGTTTATCTTTTTGGAAATCTTTTTGACGGCCAATACCTGCATGCTTCATGTTTCCTGCGGCATACAAATCTTTCATGTTATTTCTTAAACCGTCAATGATTTGCGCAGGGTAAAAATCATCACAGCAACCATAATTGTCATCTAAAAGCCCTTGAATCAGCTGCTCAAACTGACCTTGCTCCAGCAACTCTTGCTCATCCATCATATGTTTTTTAGTATCAACCTAAATGGGCCAAAGCACATCGAGGATCTTATGCAAGGACGGCATTTTTTGAATCACTTTATCTGTTTGCTGAAAATAATCTTTTTACCTAATAACAAAGCAGTTACATATTGTATTTACACTTTTATTTACACCACTGGTTGGTGAAATTATTT from Lentimicrobium sp. L6 harbors:
- the asnS gene encoding asparagine--tRNA ligase produces the protein MKRTEIKALLQEAEVGKKVNVKGWVRTKRGSKNVAFVALNDGSVIHNIQIVVDLEKFNENDLAQVTTGASISVDGEVVASQGSGQKVEVVAEKLEVLGAADPEKYPLQAKKHSLEFLRDIAHLRFRSNTFGAITRIRHSMIFAVHKFFTEEGFYNIHTPIITGSDAEGAGEMFHVSTLDPKSPPLNEEGNIDYKKDFFGKETNLTVSGQLEVETACMAMSKVYTFGPTFRAENSNTTRHLAEFWMIEPEIAFADLEEDMDLAEKFIKYLLQYALDNCMDDLEFLSKRLEESEKGKKADEKSMELIEKLKFVLANDFERVTYTEAIQILRNSKPNKKKKFQYLIDSWGADLQSEHERFLVEKHFKKPVILTDYPMNIKAFYMKQNEDGKTVRAMDVLFPQIGEIIGGSQREENYDKLVERMKAMDIPEEEMWWYLDTRKFGTAVHSGFGLGFERLMLFVTGMGNIRDVIPFPRTPQNAEF
- the rpoN gene encoding RNA polymerase factor sigma-54, which produces MQQLRLSQKLLQKLSPQQILLMKLLQVPSVALDQRIKQEIEENPALEDNSQEMVDEHAPSDNNDDNNDDSSSDDEFDITDYVDADDIPDYKLSSNNYPEEDKKSIPFANTISFYEMLRAQLTDASFNERQHVIAETIIGNIDDSGYLERDVESMVDDLAFTQGLSVTDEEVDQVLKGIQKFEPAGVGARNLQECLIIQLKRKDTSDPFIFMAIKILERHFDAFTKKHYDKILKKLEISEEALKSSVDEILKLNPKPGNSLSETAKTNHYIIPDFILTTTDGELILSLNSKNAPELKLSRTYKTMLENYSVSGKKSKKDKEAMQFVRQKIDSAKWFIDAIKQRQHTLYTTMQAILEFQYDYFLTGDETKLHPMILKDIADKVGLDISTISRVANSKYVQTSFGTILLKTLFSESLKTDSGEDVSTKEVKQILSDMVDAEDKQKPMTDEQLVNFLKEKGYQIARRTVAKYREQLNIPVARLRREL
- a CDS encoding TatD family hydrolase translates to MILLDTHTHLYLPEFDEDRAEMLERASQQGVQKMILPNIDSESIPKIQKMRREFPDYCVASMGLHPTSVKENFEEELKACYEELKNGQYMAIGEMGIDLYWDKSFYEQQKIAFKKQIDWALEFDLPIIIHSRDSFDEIFELMDEVWNPKLRGVFHCFSGNKAQAEKIINDYHFKLGIGGVLTFKNSTLREEIKDISLSHLILETDAPFLAPVPNRGKRNESAYVALVAQKLAELKGISIEEVADITTKNAMDLFNFENI
- a CDS encoding GNAT family N-acetyltransferase, which codes for MKRIDIFNSSPLFITARLVIKPWQVLEKKALSKQILLEEVNNILSPNVIKDLPDSWQNLNSLEEIEEWVNDRNQEGYFYGIEYLESNELVGLLFLYAENTTLIDDTIALRLGYLLKESKWGKGLASEMIAALILWSKDQMSIRSISAGVEVGNIGSIKVLEKNGFVKSNHEMPIGVLLYELR
- a CDS encoding ABC transporter permease, encoding MKFYFQIQYKRYYRKIAEMGIHPFLGMGIMLLALIFGTLFLFQKTIYANYIFGFIGLSIASGFNEKQRNEFLNLCFSKSKFYRIRLIENLLHISPFVLFLLYYQDFIMAISILILSLILVFVPLQNKWSVSLPSPFSRLPFEFTMGFRKLFLIYPMVYFLVYKSIGVGNFNLGIFAIGVLVITHMSYYFKPEHQYFVWIFAKNPKAFLWQKIKENLINSSLALLPILVLLSIYFPERYIILMGIFFMNALLMTTIILAKYSAYPKEINLPQMVLFGLSLWFPPILIIAIIYFYKQSLKNLNPILK
- a CDS encoding ABC transporter ATP-binding protein, producing the protein MIQIQNLVKSYGKIDVLKSINMGFEMGKAYGIVGENGAGKTTLFRCFAGLESFSGEIDSPFDILKNHVGLMETNPYFLSRVTAKEHLQLICNARDILVKDFEERNIFDLPLNQYADTYSTGMKKKLALTALLLQNNDVLILDEPFNGVDIHSNMVILEMIKKWKNAGKTLFISSHIFSTLEETCHEIHLLKEGEFVQRVRKDQFRELDKQMRDFMIGDRLKNMKI
- a CDS encoding 2OG-Fe(II) oxygenase; this encodes MEQNSTNPFEEVYLRKIWRFINYLNITCFTSIKSFEGHYANYELGSFYKRHLDQFKSEKGRKYTLVFYLNQHWKIEDEGHLSLYSLLGAQKDILPIEGRMVFFRSDEMEHEVHPSLTRERKSITGWLKD
- a CDS encoding asparaginase; the protein is MENQASILVIYTGGTIGMFKDPSTGSLIPVDFNELHDHIPSLDLFNFKIDSYSFDPIIDSANMKPELWVKLGEVIEENYENYDGFVILHGSDTMSFTASALSFILENLNKPVIITGSQLPLGIPRTDGRENFITSLELAAAKDEETPIIPEVAIYFENQLFRGNRTYKFNAENFEAFKSVNYPPLAEVGVNIRYWKNNIRKPNFKKLKINRSLESGVLIIRLFPGISKCILHSMLNAEGLKAVVLETFGSGNAPTEDWFLNELKQAIDKGITIVNISQCRGGSVDMGKYETSSELKRIGLLNGKDMTTEAAITKLMVTLGKYSSKKEIAKRMEKDWRGEMTE